The sequence CTAACCGAAGGTGACGCCAAAGCTCCAACGCTAAACCTGAAACCGCAGGCTCCTTGAAGTATTCCTGAATCACCTGACTAACTTGGAAAGCACCAGACTTAACTTCTGGAAGCTGCTCCACAGCTTCATCAAGAAACTCCTGCCTAAACTGCAAAACGAAACCTGCCAAACGCTCATTCAAAGCTGAATAGACACTTTGCCTATCGATGTTTTTTCCTTCAATCTTGACATGAACAAGAGGCTTCTTCTCAAAACCACCAAGCGACTTCACGAAACGCTCAAGCTCTTCGTCTAAACACGAATACTTCAATTTGACCTCAAGCTGATGCCTTATACATTCAAGATTAACAGGTTGTACATCAACCCTGCCCTGTTCCACATCAACTATGAAAAAGCCTTTGCCATTTTTCCTCCACTCATCAACTTCGCTTCGGCTGATGATCTCGCTGGAACCCGGATACGCCAATTCACCCCTGCCCACTGAAGCCTTAATGCGAGAATGCAAGTGCCCCATGGCAACATAATCAAAATTCTTAGGAACATCATCTAACCCAAGCTCAAAAGCGCCTTCGTAGGGAAGAAACCTGTCTATACCCTCATGCAAGAGCAGAACAGCAACTTTGCCGCTTAAATCAAGGGCTGCAAGCTTCTTCAACTCTTCCTGCATGATTGCACGGTAGGTTCGACTCACGTTGGACAGCCCTGCAACCATAACATCTCGTCCACCCACAGAAAGGACCTGCTGCTGGGCGCTCCAATTTACTCC comes from Candidatus Bathyarchaeota archaeon and encodes:
- a CDS encoding DNA repair exonuclease, producing the protein MVRVAHLSDTHLGYKQYGLEERERDIYSCLEEIGEKILEAHVDIVVHTGDLFDSPRPTPQAYRAFKKFLKKIGGKTKVFAVLGDHDRPKSQGLAPQCLFDDQIQILGVNWSAQQQVLSVGGRDVMVAGLSNVSRTYRAIMQEELKKLAALDLSGKVAVLLLHEGIDRFLPYEGAFELGLDDVPKNFDYVAMGHLHSRIKASVGRGELAYPGSSEIISRSEVDEWRKNGKGFFIVDVEQGRVDVQPVNLECIRHQLEVKLKYSCLDEELERFVKSLGGFEKKPLVHVKIEGKNIDRQSVYSALNERLAGFVLQFRQEFLDEAVEQLPEVKSGAFQVSQVIQEYFKEPAVSGLALELWRHLRLGDVEEAKVVAEDYYQRETPA